From Actinoplanes oblitus, a single genomic window includes:
- a CDS encoding sensor histidine kinase, whose translation MNRVLLGVLQVAGLGAMAVIGLIDVSGGLTSSPLFPVQVLLAMAVAAVWLPHYKPGSTLLPLAAIAVSGVSLLVTAAISVYGPYGDLWGLAESAALLVVLALVARNARADLAVLALVAAGAAVSVMPLRAGHSAIYFTFCLIQALGAAGAIGLGVALRMIATNRQRALDTVRAEQRAEFARDLHDFIAHHVTGIVVQAQGARFIAEQDPQRVLLALEQIEQAGTETMASMRRMVGVLRDPQSSPDAPLAPVSGVPELVPLAEQFTAAGGPPARLHLEGDPHGLPVEVSTSAYRVVMEALTNARQHAPQATAVDIWVRRARDQLLIRVANDGPAPRPSLDRPGYGLVGLTERVRAAGGRIVSGPGVDGGWVVDAVFPL comes from the coding sequence ATGAATCGCGTACTTCTCGGTGTTCTGCAGGTCGCCGGCCTCGGTGCGATGGCCGTGATCGGCCTCATCGACGTGTCCGGCGGGCTGACCTCCAGCCCGCTCTTCCCGGTGCAGGTGTTGCTCGCGATGGCGGTCGCCGCGGTCTGGCTGCCGCACTACAAGCCCGGCTCGACTCTGCTGCCGCTGGCCGCCATCGCGGTCTCCGGCGTCTCCCTGCTGGTCACCGCCGCCATCTCGGTCTACGGGCCCTATGGCGACTTGTGGGGCCTCGCCGAGTCCGCCGCGCTGCTGGTGGTGCTGGCCCTGGTCGCCCGCAACGCCCGGGCCGACCTGGCGGTGCTGGCCCTGGTGGCCGCCGGGGCCGCGGTCAGCGTGATGCCGCTGCGCGCCGGGCACTCCGCCATCTACTTCACGTTCTGCCTGATCCAGGCGCTCGGCGCAGCCGGCGCGATCGGGCTGGGCGTGGCCCTGCGGATGATCGCGACGAACCGGCAGCGGGCGCTCGACACGGTCCGCGCCGAGCAGCGCGCCGAGTTCGCCAGGGATCTGCACGACTTCATCGCCCACCACGTCACCGGCATCGTGGTGCAGGCGCAGGGCGCCCGGTTCATCGCCGAGCAGGATCCGCAGCGGGTGCTGCTCGCCCTGGAGCAGATCGAGCAGGCCGGCACCGAGACGATGGCGTCGATGCGCCGGATGGTCGGCGTGCTGCGCGATCCGCAGTCGTCGCCGGACGCCCCGCTCGCCCCGGTCTCCGGGGTGCCCGAGCTGGTGCCGCTCGCCGAGCAGTTCACCGCGGCCGGTGGCCCGCCGGCCCGGCTGCACCTGGAGGGCGATCCGCACGGGTTGCCGGTCGAGGTCTCCACCTCGGCCTACCGGGTGGTGATGGAGGCGCTCACCAACGCGCGGCAGCACGCGCCGCAGGCCACCGCCGTGGACATCTGGGTCCGCCGGGCGCGGGACCAGCTGCTGATCCGGGTGGCCAACGACGGCCCGGCGCCGCGCCCGTCACTGGACCGCCCGGGGTACGGTCTGGTCGGCCTCACCGAACGCGTCCGCGCGGCCGGCGGGCGGATCGTGTCCGGGCCGGGCGTCGACGGCGGCTGGGTCGTCGACGCGGTGTTCCCCCTGTAA
- a CDS encoding response regulator, with product MIRVLVADDQAMVRTGFGMIIGAQPDMEVVGEAADGVEAVELARRLRPDVALFDIRMPKMDGLQALRLLAGPGVADPIKVVVVTTFDLDEYVHQALRNGAAGFLLKDSGPALLVEAVRAAVSGDALISPSITVRLLEHLSHPAPAGDDGGLSPRELDVVRLIARGRTNTEIATELFISVGTVKTHLGSVQSKLSLRNRVEVAAWAWEHRVVS from the coding sequence TTGATACGTGTGTTGGTCGCCGACGACCAGGCGATGGTGCGGACCGGCTTCGGCATGATCATCGGCGCGCAGCCGGACATGGAGGTGGTCGGCGAGGCCGCCGACGGCGTCGAGGCGGTCGAGCTGGCCCGCCGGCTGCGGCCCGATGTGGCGCTCTTCGACATCCGGATGCCGAAGATGGACGGCTTGCAGGCGTTGCGCCTGCTCGCCGGTCCGGGCGTGGCTGACCCGATCAAGGTGGTCGTGGTCACCACGTTCGACCTGGACGAGTATGTGCACCAGGCGCTGCGCAACGGCGCGGCCGGCTTCCTGCTCAAGGACTCCGGCCCGGCGCTGCTGGTCGAGGCGGTCCGCGCGGCGGTCTCCGGTGACGCGCTGATCAGCCCGTCGATCACCGTCCGCCTGCTGGAACACCTCTCGCACCCGGCGCCGGCCGGCGACGACGGTGGCCTGTCCCCGCGCGAGCTGGACGTGGTGCGGCTGATCGCCCGCGGCCGCACCAACACCGAGATCGCCACCGAGCTGTTCATCTCGGTCGGCACCGTGAAAACCCACCTGGGCAGCGTTCAGTCCAAGCTCAGCCTGCGCAACCGGGTGGAGGTCGCCGCCTGGGCCTGGGAACACCGTGTGGTGAGCTGA
- a CDS encoding sulfotransferase family protein produces MLHAHPRIALPPETRFLLAAYTDRKKFGDLNDAANRRALGEFIVATDQFDDLGLDRQATVEAVVAAPPTLGSALGIVFKNYADRFGKPRWGDKRPLYLRHLPAILRLFPDAQIINIMRDGRDCVASLKETPWSGNEFDKLIGYWTQSADASLLAARRYSKDVYHQVRYEDLVADPEPHLRAICDFLDEDFDPAMTNPSKLASVAVPEYKTWHKLTHQEVTTERVQSWRSRLSEDEVRQCEAAFGDRLTYFGYEPVTPVPRSARMRIGARLIRHRLHPARAAARQIVSQIRPAENKTPEPPIAARLTSRQTAV; encoded by the coding sequence ATGTTGCACGCGCACCCGCGCATCGCGCTTCCGCCGGAGACCCGGTTCCTGCTCGCGGCGTACACCGATCGCAAGAAGTTCGGCGACCTGAACGACGCCGCGAACCGCCGGGCGCTCGGCGAGTTCATCGTGGCGACGGACCAGTTCGACGACCTCGGGCTGGACCGGCAGGCGACCGTCGAGGCCGTCGTCGCGGCGCCACCGACCCTCGGCTCCGCGCTCGGGATCGTGTTCAAGAACTACGCGGACCGGTTCGGCAAGCCGCGCTGGGGCGACAAACGGCCGCTCTACCTGCGCCACCTGCCGGCCATCCTGCGGCTCTTCCCGGACGCGCAGATCATCAACATCATGCGCGACGGCCGGGACTGTGTGGCCTCCCTCAAGGAGACCCCGTGGAGCGGCAACGAGTTCGACAAGCTGATCGGCTACTGGACCCAGTCCGCCGACGCGTCGCTGCTCGCCGCCCGGCGGTATTCGAAGGACGTCTACCACCAGGTGCGCTACGAGGACCTGGTCGCCGACCCGGAGCCGCACCTGCGGGCGATCTGCGACTTCCTCGACGAGGACTTCGACCCGGCGATGACCAACCCGTCGAAGCTCGCCTCGGTGGCGGTGCCGGAGTACAAGACCTGGCACAAGCTGACCCACCAGGAGGTCACCACCGAGCGGGTGCAGAGCTGGCGGTCCCGGCTCAGCGAGGACGAGGTGCGTCAGTGCGAGGCCGCGTTCGGCGACCGGCTGACCTATTTCGGCTACGAGCCGGTGACGCCGGTGCCGCGCAGCGCCCGGATGCGGATCGGCGCCCGGCTGATCCGGCACCGGCTACACCCGGCGCGGGCGGCGGCCCGGCAGATCGTCTCGCAGATCCGGCCGGCCGAGAACAAGACGCCGGAGCCGCCGATCGCCGCCCGGCTGACCAGCCGCCAGACCGCGGTGTAG
- a CDS encoding DMT family transporter: MNRRSWSLFVLVSVLWGIPYFLIKIAIDDLSPMLVVAGRCAIAAVALVPVALLRGSLSALRGRLGVIAVLAAVHIVGPFLLITYGETHISSSLTGILIAIEPVVIALLMASTEPITGIRTAGLVAGFAGVVVLVGLDVSGDRWALLGAGMVLLAALSYAFATKLVQQRLSDVPPDALTAATTTISTLVLIPFALFRLPADAGRVGADSWLALAGLGLLCTALAMLAFYRLIGLAGSNRAGLVTYVNPVVAALLGVALLHEPVGVGTVAGFLLIVAGCWLSTRPVGTSAEVPVNAG, encoded by the coding sequence GTGAATCGTCGTTCCTGGTCGCTCTTCGTCCTCGTCTCGGTCCTGTGGGGCATCCCGTACTTCCTTATCAAGATCGCCATCGACGACCTGTCGCCGATGCTGGTCGTCGCCGGCCGGTGCGCGATCGCCGCCGTCGCGCTGGTCCCGGTGGCGCTGCTGCGCGGCTCGCTGAGCGCCCTGCGCGGCCGGCTGGGAGTGATCGCGGTGCTCGCCGCCGTGCACATCGTCGGCCCGTTCCTGCTGATCACCTACGGCGAGACGCACATCAGCTCGTCGCTGACCGGGATCCTGATCGCCATCGAGCCGGTGGTGATCGCGCTGCTGATGGCGAGCACCGAGCCGATCACCGGGATCCGCACGGCCGGCCTGGTGGCCGGGTTCGCCGGGGTGGTGGTGCTGGTCGGGCTGGACGTCTCCGGGGACCGGTGGGCCCTGCTCGGCGCCGGGATGGTGCTACTCGCCGCGCTCAGTTACGCGTTCGCCACCAAGCTGGTCCAGCAGCGCCTGTCGGACGTCCCGCCGGACGCGCTGACCGCCGCCACCACCACGATCAGCACGCTGGTCCTGATCCCGTTCGCGCTGTTCCGGCTGCCGGCCGACGCCGGCCGGGTGGGCGCCGACTCGTGGCTCGCTCTGGCCGGGCTCGGCCTGCTCTGCACCGCGCTGGCCATGCTGGCGTTCTACCGGCTGATCGGGCTGGCCGGATCGAACCGAGCCGGTCTGGTCACCTACGTCAACCCGGTGGTGGCCGCCCTGCTCGGGGTGGCTCTGCTGCACGAGCCGGTCGGGGTGGGCACGGTGGCCGGTTTTCTGCTCATCGTGGCCGGTTGCTGGTTGTCCACCCGACCTGTCGGAACGAGTGCGGAAGTTCCGGTGAACGCGGGTTAG
- a CDS encoding LysR family transcriptional regulator, with product MIDSRRLRVLSEVARHGSFNRAAAELRLTPSAVSQQISALERSLGTAVVRRSTRGVELTEAGLVLIDAAEAISAELLTAQREIDRLAGARTERLTVATFTSGGQRLLPAALTGFAAAHPGVELTVIESEPEDSLPLVKSGAADLALAYHFDGPPPVTEGDRSGLVWTPVLRDPMWIVLPATHPLAGASALGLAELAGERWIHGCLSQSDLLEHYAALAGFQVRTACRGTDYQFAQSLVRAGVGISMIPEVALSNDVAGLAAVPMLPPGPCRFVGVALPRRRPAVLAGALLRTVREAVGSLPPHPLTRS from the coding sequence ATGATCGACTCGCGCCGGCTGCGGGTGCTCTCCGAGGTGGCCCGGCACGGCAGCTTCAATCGCGCGGCCGCCGAGCTGCGGCTCACCCCGTCCGCGGTGTCCCAGCAGATCAGCGCGCTGGAGCGAAGCCTGGGCACCGCAGTGGTGCGGCGCAGCACCCGCGGCGTGGAGCTGACCGAGGCCGGGCTGGTGCTGATCGACGCGGCCGAGGCGATCAGCGCCGAGTTGCTCACCGCGCAGCGGGAGATCGACCGGCTGGCCGGCGCGCGCACCGAGCGGCTCACCGTCGCCACCTTCACCAGCGGTGGCCAGCGGCTGCTGCCGGCCGCGCTGACCGGGTTCGCGGCGGCTCACCCGGGCGTCGAGCTCACCGTGATCGAGAGCGAGCCGGAGGACAGCCTGCCGCTGGTCAAGTCCGGTGCCGCCGACCTGGCCCTGGCCTACCACTTCGACGGGCCGCCGCCGGTCACCGAGGGCGATCGCTCCGGTCTGGTCTGGACGCCCGTGCTGCGCGACCCGATGTGGATCGTGCTGCCCGCCACGCACCCGCTCGCCGGCGCGTCCGCGCTGGGCCTGGCCGAGCTGGCCGGGGAGCGCTGGATTCACGGCTGCCTGAGCCAGAGCGACCTGCTGGAGCACTACGCGGCGCTGGCCGGGTTCCAGGTGCGGACCGCCTGCCGGGGCACCGACTACCAGTTCGCGCAGTCGCTGGTCCGGGCCGGTGTGGGGATCAGCATGATCCCGGAGGTGGCGCTGAGCAACGACGTGGCGGGCCTGGCCGCCGTGCCGATGCTGCCACCCGGCCCGTGCCGGTTCGTCGGCGTCGCCCTCCCCCGCCGCCGGCCCGCCGTCCTGGCCGGCGCCCTGCTGCGCACCGTGCGGGAGGCGGTCGGCTCCCTGCCACCGCATCCACTCACCAGGTCCTGA
- a CDS encoding lytic polysaccharide monooxygenase, translating into MRRRFTLPALTVAAVAGSLFVAVAPASAHGYISSPPSRQANCASGAVSGCGDIVYEPQSVEAPKGSTQCNGGGSRFTELNDNSKSWPAATVGQNVTFNWVLTARHSTATWEYFIGNTLLASFNDGGAQPGATKSHTVNMKGFTGRQTVLARWNVADTVNAFYSCVDLNIGGGGGSTPTPTTPTPSPTVTPTGSPTPAPTSGTTTWAAGTAYRAGDKVTYAGRSYQCRQAHTAINGWEPPNVPALWTAL; encoded by the coding sequence ATGAGACGTCGATTCACCCTGCCCGCGCTGACCGTCGCGGCGGTCGCCGGGTCGCTGTTCGTGGCCGTCGCCCCGGCGTCCGCGCACGGCTACATCTCGTCCCCGCCCAGCCGCCAGGCCAACTGCGCCAGCGGCGCGGTCTCCGGCTGCGGCGACATCGTTTACGAACCGCAGAGCGTCGAGGCCCCGAAGGGGTCGACGCAGTGCAACGGAGGCGGCAGCCGTTTCACTGAGCTCAACGACAACAGCAAGAGCTGGCCGGCCGCCACCGTCGGTCAGAACGTCACCTTCAACTGGGTTCTCACCGCGCGGCACTCGACGGCGACCTGGGAGTACTTCATCGGCAACACGCTGCTGGCGTCCTTCAACGACGGTGGCGCGCAGCCCGGGGCGACCAAGTCGCACACGGTGAACATGAAGGGCTTCACCGGGCGGCAGACAGTGCTGGCCCGGTGGAACGTGGCGGACACCGTCAACGCGTTCTACTCCTGCGTGGACCTGAACATCGGCGGCGGTGGCGGGTCGACCCCGACGCCGACCACCCCGACGCCGTCACCCACTGTCACCCCGACCGGCTCGCCGACCCCGGCGCCGACCTCGGGCACCACGACGTGGGCGGCCGGGACCGCGTACCGGGCGGGCGACAAGGTCACCTACGCCGGCCGGTCCTACCAGTGCCGGCAGGCGCACACCGCTATCAACGGCTGGGAGCCGCCCAACGTCCCGGCCCTGTGGACCGCGCTGTAG
- a CDS encoding ABC transporter permease subunit, with the protein MIRAEWIKLRSLRSPRWSLAVLIGLNVLFGWMIATAQARQWTPGQAWDPVRVSLTGVLVTQIAAAVLGALAFTTETGSGTIRASLAAAPRRGRLLAAKALVVAVTVLVAGVLAGLLAFVVGQAALGDQGVPRASLGDPGAVRAVVGAGLYLTAAALLGMAAGVLTRSTTAAVTGVIVAALLVPVFANLMPEALAEFVIGYWPSAAGLRVLATVPDPLLLDPWPGFGILAGTTAALMTAAFVSFRRRDG; encoded by the coding sequence ATGATCCGGGCGGAGTGGATCAAGCTGCGGTCGCTGCGGTCGCCGAGGTGGAGCCTGGCCGTCCTGATCGGCCTGAACGTGCTGTTCGGCTGGATGATCGCGACGGCGCAGGCCCGGCAGTGGACGCCGGGCCAGGCGTGGGACCCGGTCCGGGTCAGCCTGACCGGCGTCCTGGTCACCCAGATCGCCGCGGCGGTGCTCGGCGCGCTGGCCTTCACCACCGAGACCGGCAGCGGCACGATCCGGGCCAGCCTGGCGGCGGCGCCGCGCCGCGGGCGCCTGCTCGCCGCGAAGGCCCTGGTGGTCGCGGTGACCGTGCTGGTCGCCGGGGTGCTCGCCGGGCTGCTGGCCTTCGTGGTGGGCCAGGCCGCGCTGGGCGACCAGGGCGTGCCGCGGGCCTCGCTCGGCGACCCGGGCGCGGTGCGCGCCGTCGTCGGCGCGGGCCTCTACCTGACCGCTGCCGCGCTGCTGGGGATGGCGGCCGGGGTGCTGACCCGATCCACCACGGCGGCGGTGACCGGCGTGATCGTCGCGGCGCTGCTGGTGCCGGTCTTCGCGAACCTGATGCCCGAGGCGCTGGCCGAGTTCGTCATCGGGTACTGGCCGTCGGCGGCCGGGCTGCGGGTGCTCGCGACGGTCCCGGATCCGCTGCTGCTCGATCCGTGGCCGGGGTTCGGCATCCTGGCCGGGACCACGGCGGCACTGATGACCGCCGCCTTCGTCAGCTTCCGCCGCCGGGACGGGTGA
- a CDS encoding ATP-binding cassette domain-containing protein: protein MLELRGLTKRYGDTVAVDDLSCAFRPGLVTGFLGPNGAGKTTTMLVALGLQRASAGVVRVNGRRFADLAVPMAEVGALLDAQAVHPNRSGREHLRYLAASNRLPARRVGEVLERVGLAAVAGRPAGTYSLGMKQRLGIAGALLGDPGILLLDEPINGLDPSGIAWARTLMRDLAGEGRTVVLSSHLMSEMELTADHLVVIGRGRLIADTSLASFLAGAAPSALLVRAEGPGFAEALRAAGATVRPEPDGGLAVEGLDARAVGRIALAERIVLTELTPRRGSLEEVFMTATAGAVDYRGGAR from the coding sequence ATGCTGGAGTTGCGGGGACTGACGAAAAGATACGGCGACACGGTCGCCGTCGACGATCTGAGCTGCGCGTTCCGGCCGGGGCTGGTGACCGGCTTCCTCGGGCCGAACGGGGCCGGCAAGACCACCACGATGCTTGTCGCGCTCGGCCTGCAGCGGGCGAGCGCCGGCGTCGTACGCGTGAACGGTCGCCGGTTCGCCGATCTGGCGGTGCCGATGGCCGAGGTCGGGGCGCTGCTGGACGCGCAGGCGGTGCACCCGAACCGGTCGGGGCGGGAGCATCTGCGCTACCTCGCGGCAAGCAACCGGTTGCCGGCGCGGCGGGTCGGGGAGGTGCTGGAGCGGGTCGGGCTGGCCGCCGTCGCGGGCCGGCCGGCCGGGACCTACTCGCTCGGGATGAAGCAGCGGCTGGGCATCGCCGGTGCGCTGCTCGGCGACCCGGGGATCCTGCTGCTGGACGAGCCGATCAACGGGCTGGACCCGAGCGGTATCGCCTGGGCCCGGACGCTGATGCGCGACCTGGCGGGGGAGGGACGCACGGTGGTGCTCTCCAGCCACCTGATGAGCGAGATGGAGCTGACCGCCGACCATCTGGTGGTGATCGGCCGGGGCCGGTTGATAGCCGACACCTCCCTCGCGTCGTTCCTGGCCGGGGCGGCGCCGTCGGCGCTGCTGGTCCGGGCGGAGGGACCGGGATTCGCCGAGGCGCTGCGGGCGGCGGGCGCAACGGTGCGGCCCGAGCCGGACGGCGGTCTGGCCGTCGAGGGCCTGGACGCGCGGGCCGTCGGGCGGATCGCCCTGGCCGAGCGGATCGTGCTGACCGAGCTGACGCCGCGCCGCGGATCCCTCGAGGAGGTCTTCATGACCGCCACCGCCGGGGCCGTCGACTACCGGGGCGGTGCGCGATGA
- a CDS encoding vanadium-dependent haloperoxidase produces the protein MAYRRLPALTATLTLAVTTAWVPAAAQAAPRGPNAVVLWNVNAQNEIYEVAKQSPATAARSFAMVQGAVYDAVNAIAGTPYEPYLTAPKSHRGYSADAAVAAAASGVLLSLFPAQAATVHAQYDAALAAIPDGWAERGGVEVGRRAADAMIAARAGDGAFDTDTWNVSTAPGQWRPTPPTNAQDGAWFADLRPFVIPDAAMFRTAGPLALTSAAYARELNEVKTIGGATSTVRTADQTQAAIWWHDRRLTEWAMKRQLAETRRLSTLQTARMFAMVDITNADALIACYHEKKYWNFWRPVTAVQEADNDGNPDTAGDPAWMPLLVTPPFPDYTSGHTCSFSALTVTWQRFFGRDDIPMSAYSADSGTTRSFDSFSSALAEVVEARIWGGIHFRAADVQGVRIGTATARYVLSREFRPRH, from the coding sequence ATGGCGTACCGTCGCCTGCCCGCTCTGACCGCAACTCTCACCCTGGCCGTGACCACCGCGTGGGTGCCGGCGGCGGCGCAGGCCGCGCCGCGCGGCCCGAACGCGGTGGTGCTCTGGAACGTCAACGCACAGAACGAGATCTACGAGGTGGCGAAGCAGTCACCGGCCACCGCGGCGCGCAGTTTCGCGATGGTGCAGGGTGCCGTCTACGACGCCGTGAACGCGATCGCCGGCACGCCGTACGAGCCGTACCTGACCGCGCCCAAGTCGCACCGCGGCTACTCGGCCGACGCCGCCGTGGCCGCGGCCGCCTCCGGGGTGCTGCTGTCGCTCTTCCCGGCCCAGGCCGCGACCGTGCACGCCCAGTACGACGCCGCGCTCGCCGCGATCCCGGACGGCTGGGCCGAACGCGGCGGCGTCGAGGTGGGCCGCCGGGCCGCCGACGCGATGATCGCGGCCCGGGCCGGTGACGGCGCCTTCGACACCGACACCTGGAACGTCAGCACGGCGCCCGGCCAGTGGCGGCCCACCCCGCCGACCAACGCGCAGGACGGCGCCTGGTTCGCCGACCTGCGCCCGTTCGTCATCCCGGACGCCGCGATGTTCCGCACCGCCGGCCCGCTCGCGCTGACCAGCGCGGCGTACGCCAGGGAACTGAACGAGGTCAAGACGATCGGCGGGGCCACCAGCACGGTCCGGACCGCCGACCAGACCCAGGCGGCGATCTGGTGGCACGACCGCCGGCTCACCGAGTGGGCGATGAAACGCCAGCTCGCCGAGACGCGGCGCCTGAGCACGCTGCAGACCGCCCGGATGTTCGCGATGGTCGACATCACCAACGCCGACGCGCTGATCGCCTGTTACCACGAGAAGAAGTACTGGAACTTCTGGCGCCCGGTGACGGCGGTCCAGGAGGCCGACAACGACGGCAACCCGGACACCGCCGGCGATCCGGCGTGGATGCCGCTGCTGGTCACGCCGCCGTTCCCGGACTACACGTCCGGGCACACCTGCTCGTTCTCCGCGCTCACCGTGACCTGGCAGCGCTTCTTCGGCCGCGACGACATCCCGATGAGCGCGTACAGCGCGGACTCCGGCACCACCCGGTCGTTCGACAGTTTCTCGTCGGCCCTCGCCGAGGTGGTCGAGGCCCGCATCTGGGGCGGCATCCACTTCCGGGCCGCCGACGTGCAGGGCGTCCGCATCGGCACCGCGACCGCCCGCTACGTCCTGTCCCGCGAGTTCCGCCCCCGCCACTAG
- a CDS encoding RpnC/YadD family protein has product MIVDGPTEQVRLRSMHRDKVFVVSGPDGTVDVHHIEVQVKRTHDFQVRMVAYWAGLASRYEETHHRIHQTVVWPAGGGYPGSFQRDHLRLEYHSVNVPDDLDPDTLLRSPLAPLALWSSRRPPDVADRVADRIAELTNPEERLVLIDLSMLAEHAIAAQVDKALRSKGMRNKLAETETGREIAQENRERGRVEGRVEGREQGREEGREQGLVRSMELFLQTRFGDFPGLDDLARKLVTDDHTTNVARILNGASLEELRQSR; this is encoded by the coding sequence GTGATCGTCGACGGGCCCACCGAACAGGTCCGGCTGCGCAGCATGCACCGCGACAAGGTGTTCGTCGTCTCCGGCCCGGACGGCACCGTCGACGTACACCACATCGAAGTACAGGTGAAACGGACCCACGACTTCCAAGTCCGGATGGTGGCCTACTGGGCCGGACTGGCCAGCCGATACGAGGAAACGCACCACCGGATCCACCAAACCGTGGTATGGCCCGCCGGCGGCGGCTACCCCGGCTCCTTCCAGCGCGATCACCTGCGCCTGGAATACCACTCGGTGAACGTCCCCGACGACCTCGACCCGGACACGCTACTGCGCAGCCCCCTGGCCCCGCTCGCCCTCTGGTCGAGCCGGCGCCCACCCGACGTAGCCGACCGGGTCGCCGACCGGATCGCTGAACTGACCAACCCCGAAGAACGACTCGTCCTGATCGACTTGAGCATGCTCGCCGAGCACGCCATCGCAGCTCAAGTGGACAAAGCGCTGAGGAGCAAAGGCATGCGCAACAAACTGGCAGAAACCGAGACCGGCCGCGAGATCGCCCAGGAAAACCGGGAGCGCGGACGCGTGGAGGGACGCGTGGAGGGACGCGAGCAAGGACGGGAGGAAGGACGCGAGCAAGGACTGGTCCGTTCGATGGAACTCTTCCTCCAGACCCGCTTCGGCGACTTCCCCGGCCTGGACGACCTGGCGCGGAAACTCGTGACCGACGACCACACGACAAACGTGGCACGCATCCTGAACGGCGCCTCCCTGGAGGAGCTGCGGCAGTCCCGATGA
- a CDS encoding sensor histidine kinase, with protein MRLVAVSLGLLMAGILVSDVLVLRELRRHLVDRVDRQVVAFGQLMGRLGPGLLSPADPARSDQLLGGLDLISDFSVVYLDASGSVTWSASAHHSSARPPDPAAVRRSAGAVSAPGPDGSTWRMVVVPRAGGGVVVVGASLAAVDDIVTRLLIFCLITEAVLVVALGVAGWFGVPAALRPLRDIERTATRIAGGDLSRRVPVEGPPGSEVARLAGVLNDMLARIELAFAARAESEARMRRFVADVGHELRTPLFGIAGSAELYLMRGSLTRESAERAASGAPEAVRAGRTVGDLRDVTGADRAMRRIDTEARRLTGLVEDLLLLARLDEPASGPALEMAPMDLRTLAADARDQFADLDPDRPVTLSGVSGAGPPGAAPVLGDEARLRQVVVNLVGNVHAHTPPEGPVRIGVGQAGEEAVLEVADSGPGIPPGERERVFERFHRGETSRDRSRGGGSGLGLSIVRSLVNAHGGRVEVRDGADRGAVFRVVLPLHREPA; from the coding sequence GTGCGACTGGTGGCGGTGTCGCTCGGCCTGCTGATGGCCGGGATCCTGGTCAGCGATGTGCTGGTGCTGCGGGAGTTGCGGCGGCACCTGGTGGATCGGGTGGACCGGCAGGTGGTGGCGTTCGGGCAGCTGATGGGGCGGCTGGGTCCGGGGCTGCTGTCGCCCGCCGATCCGGCGCGATCCGACCAGTTGCTCGGCGGCCTGGACCTGATCAGCGACTTCTCGGTGGTCTACCTGGACGCCTCGGGGAGCGTGACCTGGTCGGCGTCCGCGCATCACTCCTCGGCGCGACCTCCCGACCCGGCCGCCGTCCGGCGCTCGGCCGGGGCGGTCTCCGCCCCCGGGCCGGACGGATCCACGTGGCGGATGGTGGTGGTGCCGCGCGCCGGCGGCGGGGTGGTCGTCGTCGGGGCGTCACTCGCCGCGGTCGACGACATCGTCACCCGGCTGCTGATCTTCTGCCTGATCACCGAGGCGGTCCTGGTGGTGGCGCTGGGTGTGGCCGGGTGGTTCGGGGTGCCGGCGGCGCTGCGGCCGCTGCGCGACATCGAGCGGACGGCGACCCGGATCGCCGGCGGTGACCTGAGCCGGCGGGTGCCGGTCGAGGGGCCGCCGGGCTCGGAGGTGGCGCGGCTGGCCGGGGTGCTCAACGACATGCTGGCCCGGATCGAGCTGGCGTTCGCGGCGCGGGCCGAGTCCGAGGCGCGGATGCGGCGGTTCGTCGCGGACGTGGGTCATGAGCTGCGGACCCCGCTGTTCGGGATCGCCGGGTCGGCGGAGCTGTACCTGATGCGCGGGTCGCTGACACGCGAGTCCGCGGAACGGGCCGCGAGTGGGGCTCCCGAGGCGGTCCGAGCCGGGCGGACGGTGGGCGACCTGCGGGATGTCACCGGCGCCGACCGGGCGATGCGGCGGATCGACACCGAGGCGCGGCGGCTGACCGGGCTGGTCGAGGACCTGTTGTTGCTGGCCAGGCTGGACGAGCCGGCGTCCGGGCCGGCGCTGGAGATGGCGCCGATGGACCTGCGGACGCTGGCCGCTGATGCCCGGGACCAGTTCGCCGACCTGGACCCGGACCGGCCGGTGACGCTGAGCGGGGTGTCCGGGGCGGGACCGCCGGGTGCCGCTCCGGTGCTGGGGGACGAGGCCCGGTTGCGCCAGGTGGTGGTGAACCTGGTGGGGAACGTGCACGCCCACACGCCGCCGGAGGGGCCGGTGCGGATCGGGGTGGGGCAGGCCGGGGAGGAGGCGGTCCTGGAGGTCGCGGACAGCGGGCCGGGGATTCCGCCGGGGGAGCGGGAGCGTGTCTTCGAGCGGTTCCACCGGGGCGAGACGTCGCGGGACCGGAGCCGGGGCGGGGGGTCGGGGCTGGGGCTGTCGATAGTGCGGTCGCTGGTGAACGCGCACGGTGGCCGCGTGGAGGTGCGCGACGGGGCGGACCGGGGTGCGGTCTTCCGCGTGGTGCTACCCCTGCATCGCGAGCCGGCGTGA